In the genome of Longimicrobium sp., the window GCACCTGCCGCCGAAAGCACTTGAATCCGCCGGTGGCGTCGGCGATGGGCAGCCCCGTTACCCAGCGGGCGTACGAGTTGGCGAAGTAGCTGAGCAAAAGGCGCCCCATCGGCCAGTTGACGACGGTGACGCGGCCATGGAGGTAGCGCGAGCCCAGGACGAGGTCGTAGTCCTGCACCGCTTCCAGGAACTGGGGCAGGTGCGCGGGATCGTGGCTGAAGTCGGCATCCATCTCCAGCAGGATGTCGTACTTGCGCTCGATCCCCCACTTGAAGCCGGCGATGTAGGCCGTTCCCAGCCCCAGCTTTCCGGCGCGGTGGACGACGTGCACGCGCGGCTCGGCCGCGGCGATCTCTTCGGCGAGGCGGCCGGTTCCGTCGGGCGAGTTGTCGTCGACCACCAGGATTTCGAGCCGCTCATCGCGGGAGAGAACCGACGGAACGAGGCGCGGAAGGTTCTCGCTCTCGTTGAAGGTCGGGATGATGACGAGGGCGCGCTGCAAACGTCCGGAACGCGTGGGGAGTGCTTGTATTTGCTGGGAAAAGCCCCTAGTTTGGGCAGATGCACAACCTATCGCGGCGCTCCCCCTCCCACAAGTGAAGGTACTGTACCTGGTCTCGGCCTATCCGCGAGACCCGGACGACGTCATTACGCCCTGGATGGTGGAAACCATTCGCCGGCTGCGGCCGCTGGGCGTGGACGTAGAGGTGCTGGCGCCCGCCTACCGGGGCCTGCAGGCGCAGACGGTGGACGGCGTGACGGTCCACCGCTTTCGCTACGCGCCGCGCCCGTGGGAAACGCTCACCCACGACCAGACGGCGCCCGACCGCATCCGCGAGAAGCCCGCGTTCCTGGGCCTCGTCCCCGGCTACGTCGCCTCCGGATCGCTCGCCGCCGCGCGGCTGGCGCGCACGGGGCGCTTCGGCGTGGTGCACGCCTTCTGGCCCCTGCCCCACGGGGTGATCGGGCTGGCGGCCAAGCGCGCCTCGGGGGTGCCGCTGGTATCCACGTTCTTCGGCGTGGAATTGACGTGGATGGAAAAGGAGCTGCCGTTCCTTTCCCCCGTGCTTCGGCGCATCGTCCGCGGCTCCGACGCGGTGACGGCGATCTCCACCTACACTGCGGACCGGCTGCGGCGGCAGGTGCCCGGAGCGGACCCGGCCATCATCCCCTTCGGCGCCTCGGTGGAGCCGCCCGCGCAGCTTCCGCCCCCGCGCACGGACCCCGCCGCGCCCTTCGAGTTGCTGTTCGTCGGGCGGCTGGTGGAGCGCAAGGGCGTGCACCTGCTGCTGGATGCGCTGGCGACGCTGCCGCCGGAGCGCCCCGTCGTCCTCCGCGTCGTGGGCGATGGGCCGGAGCGGCCGCGGCTGCAGGAGCAGGCGGCGCGGCTGGGGCTGGGCGAGCGCGCGGTCTTCCACGGCTTCGTCAGCCAGGACGAGCTCAAGGCGCGCATCGCCGCTTGCGACTGCTTCGTCCTTCCCGCCGTCGTCGACGCCAAGGGCGACACCGAAGGGCTGGGCGTGGTGCTGCTGGAGGCCATGAGCTACGGCAAGCCGACCATCGCCAGCGCGGCGGGGGGCATCGTCGACATCGTCCGCGACGGGCGCAACGGCTTTCTCGTCCCTCCAGGCCAGGCGGGCCCCCTGGCGGACGCCATCAAGCGGATGATGGACGACCCCGCAGCGGCCCGGGAGATGG includes:
- a CDS encoding glycosyltransferase family 4 protein, which translates into the protein MKVLYLVSAYPRDPDDVITPWMVETIRRLRPLGVDVEVLAPAYRGLQAQTVDGVTVHRFRYAPRPWETLTHDQTAPDRIREKPAFLGLVPGYVASGSLAAARLARTGRFGVVHAFWPLPHGVIGLAAKRASGVPLVSTFFGVELTWMEKELPFLSPVLRRIVRGSDAVTAISTYTADRLRRQVPGADPAIIPFGASVEPPAQLPPPRTDPAAPFELLFVGRLVERKGVHLLLDALATLPPERPVVLRVVGDGPERPRLQEQAARLGLGERAVFHGFVSQDELKARIAACDCFVLPAVVDAKGDTEGLGVVLLEAMSYGKPTIASAAGGIVDIVRDGRNGFLVPPGQAGPLADAIKRMMDDPAAAREMGVHGRQDVEAGFSWNVIVGRLADVYRRVARR
- a CDS encoding polyprenol monophosphomannose synthase, translated to MQRALVIIPTFNESENLPRLVPSVLSRDERLEILVVDDNSPDGTGRLAEEIAAAEPRVHVVHRAGKLGLGTAYIAGFKWGIERKYDILLEMDADFSHDPAHLPQFLEAVQDYDLVLGSRYLHGRVTVVNWPMGRLLLSYFANSYARWVTGLPIADATGGFKCFRRQVLEAIELDRVESNGYAFQIEMSFRAWKKGFRLGEIPIMFVDRDLGESTMSKKIVREAVWRVWRLRFLAATGRLDSRPALRA